A single Tenacibaculum sp. 190524A02b DNA region contains:
- the bioA gene encoding adenosylmethionine--8-amino-7-oxononanoate transaminase yields the protein MTLKERDKKHLWHPLTQHKLHPNHIAITKAKDAVLYDDEGNEYIDGIASWYTCMYGHCNEYITSKVYKQMQQLDHVVFAGFTHEPAIKLSEELIKILPNNQEKIFFSDNGSTSVDIAIKMALQYHFNKGEKRGKIIALEDGFHGDTFGAMSVSGLSVYNGPFEDFFIDVERIPVPTEANFEEVKTRFTSLIKENNAAAFIYEPLVQGAAAMKMYETHFLDELISLAQKEGVLVIADEVMTGFGKTGKNFASEYLQNQPDIICLSKSLTAGLVPMAITSCSQKVYDAFLSDELGKGFFHGHTYSANPTACTAALAGVELLQSKEIQKNIALIIASHQAFNEEIKSHPKIKQTRQLGVIYALDLNVEMERYGNLRYQLFDFFMSKGVCLRPLGNTIYILAPFVITKEQLNKVYAAIKEALTLF from the coding sequence ATGACATTAAAAGAGCGTGACAAAAAGCACTTGTGGCATCCATTAACACAACATAAACTACACCCAAATCATATTGCAATTACCAAAGCAAAAGATGCAGTATTATATGATGACGAAGGAAATGAATACATAGATGGAATAGCGTCATGGTATACCTGTATGTATGGACATTGTAATGAATATATAACCTCAAAAGTTTACAAACAAATGCAACAATTAGATCATGTTGTATTTGCAGGATTTACGCATGAGCCAGCTATTAAGTTGTCAGAAGAGTTAATAAAAATCCTACCCAATAATCAGGAAAAAATATTCTTTTCGGATAATGGTTCAACATCAGTAGATATTGCTATTAAAATGGCATTACAATATCATTTTAATAAAGGAGAAAAAAGAGGAAAGATAATTGCGTTAGAAGACGGTTTTCATGGTGATACCTTTGGAGCAATGTCGGTTTCAGGTTTATCAGTATATAATGGGCCTTTTGAAGATTTCTTTATAGATGTTGAAAGAATACCAGTACCTACAGAAGCTAACTTCGAAGAAGTTAAAACTAGGTTTACAAGCTTGATTAAAGAAAATAACGCAGCTGCATTTATTTATGAACCATTAGTACAAGGTGCTGCAGCGATGAAAATGTATGAAACACATTTTCTAGATGAGTTAATAAGTCTAGCGCAAAAAGAAGGAGTCTTAGTAATTGCCGACGAAGTAATGACAGGTTTTGGAAAAACAGGTAAAAACTTTGCTTCAGAATATTTACAAAACCAACCAGATATTATATGTCTTTCTAAATCGTTAACAGCAGGTTTAGTACCCATGGCAATAACAAGTTGTTCTCAAAAAGTTTACGATGCCTTTTTAAGTGATGAATTAGGAAAAGGATTTTTTCACGGACATACCTATTCTGCAAATCCAACGGCGTGTACAGCGGCATTAGCTGGGGTAGAATTATTACAGTCAAAAGAAATACAGAAGAATATAGCGTTAATAATAGCATCACATCAAGCTTTTAATGAAGAAATAAAAAGTCACCCTAAAATAAAACAAACGCGTCAACTAGGAGTTATTTACGCGCTTGATTTAAATGTTGAAATGGAACGTTATGGCAATTTACGTTATCAGTTATTTGACTTTTTTATGAGTAAAGGTGTGTGTTTACGTCCACTAGGAAATACCATATATATACTTGCTCCTTTTGTAATAACCAAAGAACAATTGAATAAAGTGTATGCAGCTATTAAAGAAGCATTAACATTATTTTAA
- a CDS encoding cytochrome c oxidase assembly factor Coa1 family protein, which translates to MSHQEQKSWFSRNWLWFIPLSGCLGILLLFFIGVGTLIFGVSKAFTNATPIEYAMEQASKNEKVIQVLGDPIEKDGFPNGNISLNNDDGEVDFSLPVKGSKGKATIIIRGIKSNGKWIFEDLYITIKETQEEINLLEKVMESI; encoded by the coding sequence ATGTCTCATCAAGAACAAAAAAGTTGGTTTAGTAGAAATTGGTTATGGTTTATCCCTTTAAGTGGTTGCTTAGGCATTCTCTTATTGTTTTTTATAGGGGTTGGCACTCTTATTTTTGGTGTTTCAAAAGCATTTACCAATGCTACACCTATTGAATACGCTATGGAACAAGCTTCTAAAAATGAAAAGGTAATTCAAGTATTAGGTGATCCTATTGAAAAGGATGGTTTTCCAAATGGAAATATTTCTCTTAATAATGATGATGGTGAAGTTGATTTTTCACTTCCTGTTAAAGGTTCTAAAGGAAAAGCAACGATTATTATTAGAGGTATAAAATCAAACGGAAAATGGATTTTTGAAGATTTATATATCACTATAAAAGAAACACAGGAAGAAATTAATTTGCTTGAAAAAGTAATGGAAAGTATATAA
- a CDS encoding beta-ketoacyl synthase N-terminal-like domain-containing protein, protein MKKKISITSIASISAIGSLLNEVWDNYKNDNHFLSVKKFSEFEAWVAQITAKDNLKIEEIRNSDARYKELDASVLYTLFCARRAVKEAGWNSFDDFGINIGSSRGATSLFEKYHKEFLQTGKSSTLSSPTTTLGNISSWIAHDLQTNGPEISHSITCSTGLHSLLNGVAWVQSGMSEKFLVGGSEAALTDFTIAQMQALKVYARNQDKYPCKALDLDKQSNTMVVGEGASVVCLEKGIQENALALIEGVGYATEILKHNISISSDAECFQKSMKMALSDVNVEEVDAIVMHAPGTIKGDLSEINAIKKVFGSHQPFLTTNKWKLGHTFATSGLLSLELAILMLKNQEVVHVPFVAKQSEPKQISKVLVNAVGFGGNAVSVLLSKK, encoded by the coding sequence TTGAAGAAAAAAATATCCATAACTTCCATAGCATCAATATCAGCGATAGGAAGTTTGTTGAATGAGGTTTGGGATAACTATAAAAATGACAACCACTTTTTAAGTGTAAAAAAGTTTTCTGAGTTTGAGGCTTGGGTAGCTCAAATAACAGCAAAAGATAATTTAAAAATAGAAGAGATAAGAAATTCTGATGCACGGTATAAAGAATTAGATGCTTCTGTGTTATATACGTTGTTTTGTGCTAGAAGAGCAGTAAAAGAAGCTGGTTGGAATTCTTTTGATGATTTTGGTATTAATATTGGTTCTTCACGTGGAGCTACTTCTTTATTTGAAAAATACCATAAAGAATTTTTACAAACAGGGAAATCATCAACTCTAAGCTCACCTACAACTACACTTGGAAATATTTCTTCATGGATAGCACATGATTTACAAACGAATGGGCCAGAAATTTCTCACTCCATAACTTGTTCAACAGGGTTGCATTCTCTTCTTAATGGAGTTGCTTGGGTACAATCAGGAATGAGTGAGAAGTTTTTAGTTGGTGGAAGCGAAGCCGCTTTAACCGATTTTACAATAGCGCAAATGCAAGCGTTAAAAGTATATGCTAGAAATCAAGATAAATACCCTTGTAAAGCGTTAGATTTAGACAAACAAAGTAATACGATGGTTGTTGGAGAAGGAGCTTCGGTAGTTTGTTTAGAAAAAGGAATTCAAGAAAATGCTTTAGCTTTAATTGAAGGGGTAGGATATGCAACAGAAATATTAAAACATAACATATCTATTTCTTCAGATGCAGAGTGTTTTCAAAAATCAATGAAAATGGCTTTGTCAGATGTAAACGTAGAGGAAGTAGATGCTATTGTAATGCATGCACCAGGCACAATAAAAGGAGATCTTTCAGAAATAAATGCTATAAAAAAAGTATTTGGAAGTCATCAACCATTCTTAACAACTAACAAGTGGAAGTTAGGACATACTTTTGCTACTTCGGGTTTATTGAGTTTAGAATTAGCCATTTTAATGCTAAAAAATCAAGAGGTTGTGCATGTTCCTTTTGTAGCTAAACAATCAGAGCCTAAACAAATAAGCAAAGTTTTAGTAAATGCAGTAGGTTTTGGAGGAAACGCTGTATCCGTTTTATTAAGTAAAAAATAA
- the bioB gene encoding biotin synthase BioB: MSEVRHNWTKEEILAIYNKPLMELLYEAATIHRKSHDPNVVQVSTLLSIKTGGCSEDCGYCPQAARYHTNVDGNDLMTVQQVKAQALRAKSGGSSRVCMGAAWRNVKDGPEFDQVLEMVRTINKLDMEVCCTLGMVTENQAKRLAEAGLYAYNHNLDSSEEYYKEVISTRGFEDRLETIDNVRKTNVTVCSGGIIGMGESVEDRAGMLVALSTLDPQPESTPINALVAVEGTPLEDEKPVEIWEMIRMVATTRIVLPETQVRLSAGRTQMSREGQAMCFFAGANSIFAGDKLLTTPNPDVSEDMKMFEMLGLKPQKPFTKKVQPQTVEAKDSEYEALGEKPKWTRPEHKIERNELKKKEALELRKQ; this comes from the coding sequence ATGAGCGAAGTAAGACATAATTGGACGAAAGAGGAAATCTTAGCGATATATAATAAACCTTTAATGGAGCTGCTATATGAAGCAGCAACAATACATAGAAAAAGTCACGATCCTAATGTAGTACAAGTATCTACGTTATTATCTATAAAAACTGGAGGTTGTTCAGAAGACTGTGGGTATTGTCCGCAAGCTGCTCGTTATCATACCAATGTAGATGGAAATGATTTAATGACTGTACAGCAAGTAAAGGCTCAAGCATTAAGAGCAAAGTCAGGAGGTAGTTCTAGGGTATGTATGGGAGCTGCTTGGAGAAACGTAAAAGATGGGCCTGAATTTGATCAAGTATTAGAAATGGTCCGAACTATAAACAAACTAGATATGGAAGTTTGTTGTACATTAGGAATGGTTACTGAAAATCAAGCAAAACGTTTAGCTGAAGCAGGTTTATATGCTTATAATCATAATTTAGATTCTTCTGAAGAATATTATAAAGAAGTTATCTCTACACGTGGTTTTGAAGATCGTTTAGAAACAATTGATAACGTTCGTAAAACCAATGTTACTGTTTGTTCTGGTGGAATTATAGGTATGGGTGAATCTGTTGAAGATAGAGCAGGAATGTTAGTGGCACTTTCAACATTAGATCCACAACCAGAATCTACACCTATAAATGCTTTAGTTGCTGTTGAAGGAACACCTTTAGAAGATGAGAAGCCAGTTGAAATATGGGAAATGATTAGAATGGTAGCTACTACACGTATTGTTTTACCTGAAACGCAAGTACGTTTAAGTGCAGGAAGAACACAAATGAGTAGAGAAGGACAAGCAATGTGTTTCTTTGCAGGAGCAAACTCTATTTTTGCAGGAGATAAGTTGTTAACTACTCCAAATCCTGATGTAAGTGAAGATATGAAGATGTTTGAAATGCTAGGGTTAAAACCTCAAAAGCCATTTACAAAAAAGGTACAGCCGCAAACAGTAGAAGCTAAAGATTCAGAGTATGAGGCATTAGGTGAAAAACCTAAATGGACAAGACCTGAGCATAAGATTGAAAGAAACGAACTAAAAAAGAAAGAAGCATTAGAATTGCGTAAGCAATAA